TGATGACCTTGTTGTTGTGCAAGTCGAACCTCAGTCTTGGATTGCTCGCGCTTGCTCATGGCTACAAAGTGAAAGATGTTGGGGTGGCAAGATGTCAGAGAGGTCACAGAGGTACTGGAGATTCCCTTCCGTCGCGAAGATAAGGATCTTGTCTGTATCTCCATGGTCCGCAATTGTCTGCATCTGTACGGGTCCATTCGTCTTGCAGCTGGATGGCAGATCTCGTCTTTGGAAGCCCAGGCATCTTCTGCAGACGCTGGCGGTACATCGCTGACCTCACTGCATCGAAGGTAGGGAAGTATTGGAGGTGCTCGTCTGGTACTGCATTCTTCCTCAGGGTAGATAGGTCGTCGTCGTAGATCTGAGGGATAGGTGTTGTTTCGCTTGATACACGCTCCATAAATCTGCACTTGAAGACTTCAACGTCGTAAATGTAGGGGCTCGGAGTGTGGCTGTGGTCTGGTCCGATCTTCATTAGTCGATCATCTACGGTCTGTATGGTTCCCTTGCATCCTGACTCGCAGCAACGCCAGTATGTTGTGTCAGCCTTGGTCCTGTTGATCTTGAAACTGTATCCGCCGTGGTATGCATGTCGTCCGCCGCGTTGATGAGGTAGGTATGATACAGCTACTGCCGCGTTTGCCATCTTGAGCAATGACTGACAGTGTGTCGGAaccatttatttatatatagaaATGTATCCTTCTCGATGCAAACTAAACTTCTCAAGTGTATTTCTTTCTATTTCGACTATTAACATATGTTGTATTGCAAAACTCAATAGGAACAATAACAGTAGGAAGTTCTCTACTCAAGCGATATGCTTCAGTGACTCTGGAGATGGTCTGGGCACTGAGTTAATTAGACAGTATGAAATTTCTATTGATAAAAATGAATTGGCATTAGTGGACAAGCTTTACAATTTATATCAACACCGCTTCCATGCAACATACAAAACTTGAATGATTCGAATGGTAGAGGAGTGCATCATAAGCAGGTGGAATGAAatatccttggtcacggttgatggtAGGCTTGTGGCGtttgatgtgaatggcttcGGTGAACTTGCGTTTGGTGAAATCCGTTTGGTTGTTGGATAGGATTGTGATGTCACCAAACGCAAGCTCACCGAAGCTCACCGGATTCGAATCCcgtatctgaaaaaaaaaattcagattcgggattcaaatgccgaaacccgaatacgAAGAAAAATCAAAgctgaggctgaaatatgggaaaatgtaggtttgggtgttcatggtTTTACGAAAGCCAGGTTTACTAGCGACCCCTAGtgccttagaaggggtgagataatatatattgacactgttgttcataactccgaatctgaacaaaatattcagattcgggatttgaatcccgaatccgaaaaaaaatattcagattcgggattcaaatgccgaaactcGAATATCAAGAAAAATCAAAGTTGAgcctgaaatatggaaaaatgtacatggatacatgcatagatacatagataaatagatacatacatagacacatagatacatacaaagatatatacatagatagatacatacatagacttatatattacatacacgatacatatatagatacataggtgcatacatagatacgtagatacatagatgcatacatagatacatagatacaggtAGAGGTACACATAGAGGTAGATACATTGATgagtacatgcatacatacatacatacatacatacatacatacatacatacatacatacatacatacatgcatacatacatagatgtatacatacatacatacatacatacatacacacacacacacacacacatacatacatacatacatacatacatacatacatacatacatacatacatacatacatacatacatacatacatacatacatacatacataaattcaCGATTTAAGTCGTGAATGTGAACAAAAAGTtaagattcgggattcgaatcctaAGAAATGTTCGAATCCCGTATCCCGAATCCAgcatcccgaatccgtttctaacttcacgTTCCAGTGTCcaggccgtgatattgctcagATGTTGCTAAAGTACGGTATAAAATAAAACTGATTCACTCCTTACTAGGAATCCCACTTGAGACGATGTGACCAAGGTCATGCTGAATTGTACTAAGATCAGCGGTTTGTGGTTTCCAGATGTCATTGGTTGTTGTCTCTCTTCTCGTGGCGCTAAGTAGCTCGGGATACGCGGCTCCAACTACTCAGTGCGCATGTGCATCGATCGACACCGTGATTGAGCGGACATACGGGTCCAAGGACAGCAGTTTGGGAACACTGAGGTCCcctagttgtctcccttatctAGGAAACCAGAAGGCCATCGATGACGGTCGAATATACGCCCATGTGCTTTACCAGGGACAGGTAAGACAATAGAGGTTTCCAAAAGTTGATGATATTATTGATGCGCTTGTCCACAACTGCGAATGTGGCGATGGGCCTGCCaggtggttaaaacgttcgcttgtcacaccgaagacccgggctcgtttccccaaatgggtaaaatgtgtgaagcccgtcgtgatatcgctgaaatattactaaacgcgacatgaaactaaactcactcaccacctCACAATTGTGATTGTTTCGACGATGaacacagaaaacaaataatatttttccttctgaataatattgttaaatTTAATGCTTAAAATgacgttgaccttgacctttgttgCAGACGGCCTGGTTGCTGACATCTGATATCTACATTAAAAATTGTTATGGTAAGCGTGTTACTGAGACACTGTTATTGCCGCTACGTTACAAGTTCAGGTTACATTACATCGCGAACGGTATGGTTCATTAAGATCCGAAGAGACACTGGAGTCGTCTTCTACATTATAGTGATACTCAGTACCATGGTAAGACGGTTCAATCGGGATTCGAGCCAGGTCAACACAACTTTGTATTATGGAGACTTGATCTAGTGACCCCGTCGTGCTAAGCAACGTCTTTTAGAAAGTTTGCAAATTTAGCATATACTGTAAAATAATATGTTCCATATCGTGGAattcgcggtggctgagtgggtccgatggctgactgtgtgctggcgattaagtGCCTGTCTTTGAGAGCGTACAATAAACTACGAATTCGTACATGAAATTTCTCGTAATGACCACGATGGAAAACTTCTGATTCTGTGAAGGGGTAGTCTACGCCATTCCTGGTGTAAAGCAGCTTCGAAATGAGCTGTGGATGAGGGTCTCTTTCTTGCACAGGACAACCGAATTAATGTGAAATTACTACATGCTGTTGAGGCTATGTATGATAACACTTCGGACAGGGTTCGAGTTAAGAACGAATACACACATGCTTTTGAATCTGGAGTCCGCCAAGGTTGCACATTATCCCCGAcgttattttcagtgtatatgaACGATCTTGCTAAATGCTACATTTAAAAGCTTAGGCTGTGGTATTGACATCAGTGGAGCAATGTTGGATCTTCTCCTTTATGCTGACGACATTGACTGACGTTCTGTAGTTCCTTTCGTATACAGAAAATGGAAATACTTAGGTTTTGACTCTAGACCGCCAAGCATCATTATGCACTGGTCCCGACAATTTAATAGATCTTGGATTTACTCTGCCTATGGGGTACTTTCTAAATTACAGCTTCCAGTTCATGACACATATAATATGACAGGGCTTGATGTTATATAATGTTGTGAGTGGATACGATCTCTTGACGAACAAGAATGGTTTAGAGAATTATGCAATGATCGTGGACGGTTGAATGGAAATAAACTACGAACTTACAGACTTTTCAAAAGTTCTCTGGTGGCTGAAGCATACGTTACTCAGTTAATTGCCAGATCCCATCGCAGTACTCTGGCTGAGCTGCGCTATAGTTCTCTCCCTTTAGAAGTTGAACGTGGCAGGTTCACTCGACCTAAGACACCCCTAGGACATCGGTTATGTAGGTCTGTGAGTATCACTCAGTTGGTAATGAGACTCATTTTCTGATCAGTTGCCCGTTTTATTCAGATTTACAATACAGTTTTCCCATGGAGTTGAACCAGCTAGACTGCTTTCTCGCTGCTGCCTGCCGTTCAGCAGTCAGTGTGTATGTTACAACACACAGCATTAGTTAAATCTCTTGCCGCTTTAGTCAACCGCATGTGCAGAAGGAGATTCTAAGAAAACCTCTTAGTATGGAGATGGGGTGGGTGTATGTGTGGTTGGGTGTGAGGAAGGTAGGATTGGTGTGGGGTTCATACATGAATGTTCTTTTGTTTGCAAGAATCGGGATGTAagtgcaaaatatatttttatttaccTTAAATGTTTTACTGTGAAATAGATGTCTAACAGGCCAAATGGTCGGTCTAACAGGCCAAATGGTCGGATGCTATGTAATTCGTTTTTAACCGTGTCATGCACCGAATATTAGCATGTGACACATTAATAAAACTCCACTTAACCCGCAACTCTGTATTCCGATACTTTACTGTGCGAGTATAGTCACACGCAATAGTATTTGCAATTTCggcaatattcctgaaatatcatggagaaatggatttcacacgttgtatccaggacgggagtcgaaccctggttttcagcgtgacgaggtaacgctttaaccgctaggcaaCCCCACCCTCCACTCCGTTTACTTAGAACTTCCATTCGCCTCTACAGAATCATTCGACTGTGTCTGCGCCACGGCTGCGGTAGATGTCTTGACTGGATATGGAACCGGAAGTGCTATTATTACGACCTTGACAACTGGTCAGTGTGTGACCTTGCAAGGGAAaatctacaactccacatgcgGGACGTGGGCACATGTCAGCGTTAACAACAAGGTCAGCGGCTATTTACAATTACTTTCTCAGACAAACAATTACGCTGGTAAAGGTCCGTCTGTGTGGGGGTAAATTTATACCATGTCAGTTATTCTGGTCAAGGTCACTTTTCTGGGAAATGATACCACAATATGACACTGTATAGTATGGCGCCAGTATTTAGACAGTAAACCTAATCAACCGTGCATTTCAAAttttgtttctgtatgtaaaataATCACTAATGTGATTGCATAAAACACCACTAGCGACCAGATGAGAACTCAGAGTATCCACACCATAATGTTAAGGAAAGCACAGGTTTTTGCAACGAGACATCTCAACGCTAATAATTTGCCATCGTTTATACTCATTATGTCAGAGTATCGTCATGTCAAGAGAAGTACGTTTTAGTATTGTCGTCGTTTTCATCAATTCAGCAAATTGTCCTGCTGATATTGACATTGTGAAAATCATTCTCACATGTTTTTTGGTGCCTTCGTTGCATTCGATCCATAACTTTTGAGATATTGTGTGGAACATTATAAGCTGTTCGCTGGTCACCAGTGGGCCGATCCACAACTTTTGAGATATTGTGTGGAACATTATAAGCTGTTCGCTGGTCACGAGTGGGCCGATCCATAACTTTTGAGATATTGTGTGGAACATGATAAGCTGTTCGCTGGTCACGAgtgggcatgggttgatgtacccttgatgtttgctATACAAACAGGAGACCAACTGTTGTATTCTCTTATTTCAGAGCGGATGGATCAAGAAAGGAAACATCGTTTTCCATAAAAACTGTGGAGGTGAGTCTTACATTTCAGGAGATGAGCAAGTGAATTTAAAACACACGTTGAGTTTCTTGTTCATacagcatgtgagtgagtgagtttagttttacgccgaactcagcaatattcaagctatatggcggcggtctgtaaataatcgagtttggaccagacaatccagtgatcagcaacatgagcatcggtctgcgcaattgggaaccgatgacatgtgtcaaccaggttagcgaacctgatcacccgatcccgttagtcgcctcttatgacaagcactgtCGCCTTtactggcaagcatgggctgctgaacgcctattctacccagggaccttcacgggtctcatacAGCATGTGCAATGAGTAACAACATTAAATTAACACAGGcagaatattattattatgtaaaCTCTCCTTTACTACTTTTCCCTGTTGAATACCATAATGGTATTCTGCAGGAATtggaatatttacatatttcgaagcctgtgtgtgtttttcaggACATGCCAATCCGTCTTCTTCCTCTGTCCAGCTGATAGGATGCCCTCAAATCATAACACGCGCAGAATGGGGGGCACGTGCACCCCGCGACGCGTACACGAAACTCTCCCTTACTCCGTACTATGCCTTCATCCACCACGGGGCGACTGCAGGCTGTCAGACACGTGGAGAGTGTGTCCGGATGATCCAGAGCTATCAGAACTTCCACATGGATGGACACGGTAAGGAGCTTTCCCCGCACAAAACCTGAACTGATTCTCTTGATTCACACAGGAAAACTGATAGTCTACAGGACTTGTAAGCTACATCCGGTGCTAAAATGGTACCCGATATCCAGCATATTTCTGGTACCAGATTTCCGGTGACAAGCCTATAGTTCTGATTCCAAATACCGCCACTGCCAGACATTCTGGGACGAAAATGGACGTAGGATCGTTGCAGGTAGACAGCCACTCGCACTTGCACAGTTAGACCCGAGAGTAGTGTTCGAGAGGAGCCTCTTGCCTCAGGCATTCTTTCATAGTCTGGCGAACCGGTACCAGATTTCAGATGATGAGCGCATATTCAAGAATCAGATCTGGTTCCAAATAGAGCAGCCACCAAATATACTAGAACCAAGTTTGGCTGGCTGTTATAGTTGGCGATTTGGGGGATGGTTAGATAAAACAATTGTTATTCCTGCAAGGATTGTCGGTCCCGCACCGTAAGCTGACAATTATGAGATCATTCGAGAAGGTCTTAAACCTTTTTTTCTCATAGGAAGTACTGAGGTCTCGTGTCATAACCTACATACGTGACAGGCTGCCATATCGAACAATGACGAGGTTAATGCGTACGGTTATGAATAAATAAGACACGCCTATTAGTGCCCAGTTACAAACTGACTATTTTTCCTTCAAATACGTCACATGGGTCTGGTTGCCCAAACACAGCATACGAGACATTTATCTGAAAGCATTTCTACTCATATAGATTGACAGGAGCAGAATCAACCAAATTTTCACTATGGCAAACCAAACAAGCCAACAAGCAATGGTAGATACAAAACAGCGCACTACGTAAAGGCAGTAGAACATTAAAATGCCTAAAGCCCATTTTAGGTTTACCCCGACATTACACTGCGTAAATACTTCTGAAACAATGCCTATAGAACCAAAATCGCTCAGTGAACTTGATTTTTTCAGGATTATACTTGTTACGTCACAGTTATATGATTATCTGAATATATTATGATAATCTTGATTTGTGACCTTGCAGGCTGGTCCGACATCGGGTACAGCTTTGTGATCGGCGAGGACGGCAACGTGTATGAGGGACGTGGCTGGGACGCCGTGGGGGCTCACACATACAGCTATAACAGTATCGGTCTAGGTCAGTGCATGGGTACTGTTGTATCTGATGCCTCTTGCCTCTTGCCTCTGGGTAGAAGATGTCAAGTGGAAAGATGTTGAACATCAGTTAatgtgtgtgggtggtggtgtTTCATGTCAGGTGGAAAGATGTTCAACATTAGTcagtgtgtgtgggtggtggtgtTTCATGTCAGGTGGAAAGATGTTCAACATTAGTCAatgtgtgtgggtggtggtgtgtcatgtcagGCGGAAAGATGTTCAACATAGTCAATGTGTGCGGGTGGTGGTGTTTAATGTCAGGTGGAAAGATGTTAAACACTAGTCAATGTGTGGGTGATATTCTTTCATGTCAGGAGGAACGATAATGAATATTAGTCAatgtgtgtaggtgatggtCTGTCATGTCAGGTGGAAAGATGTTGAACACCGTCGTTGTCAGCAAACTGGGGTTGCTGCTGATCGTCGCCATGCCGGACGGCCACAAGTCAGTGACAACTCATGCGCATGATCGGTTCATCCGAATCACACTTTTAAGGAGCGGAACTCAGAcagcaacaataacaacagcCTTAGTTCAAGGGTCAAGGGCAGAAGTGTACTGCGATACGATGAGGTGTCGTATTCGGGCTCTTGGAATCCACGGACAACGGTCATATGTCGGGGTCAGTTTGGACATGTCAAAGCCAGCGACGTTTACAGTCCTCACAAGGGTGTCGATGGGGTATCTGGTCCAAAACAATGTTAAAGTTCTTCCATTGCCACCTCTTTACCCGGAGATGGATCCCATTGAACATTCTGGGACGAAATTGGACGTAGGATTGCTGTTAGACTCACACTTGCACATTTGGGACAGGGATTGGTGTTTGAGTG
The window above is part of the Haliotis asinina isolate JCU_RB_2024 chromosome 1, JCU_Hal_asi_v2, whole genome shotgun sequence genome. Proteins encoded here:
- the LOC137288216 gene encoding uncharacterized protein isoform X2, producing the protein MSLVVVSLLVALSSSGYAAPTTQCACASIDTVIERTYGSKDSSLGTLRSPSCLPYLGNQKAIDDGRIYAHVLYQGQTAWLLTSDIYIKNCYESFDCVCATAAVDVLTGYGTGSAIITTLTTGQCVTLQGKIYNSTCGTWAHVSVNNKSGWIKKGNIVFHKNCGGHANPSSSSVQLIGCPQIITRAEWGARAPRDAYTKLSLTPYYAFIHHGATAGCQTRGECVRMIQSYQNFHMDGHGWSDIGYSFVIGEDGNVYEGRGWDAVGAHTYSYNSIGLGFCVIGNFMQRLPDQAARDVLQKLIACGVQNGKLTSTYTMLGHRDVGAKSGGTSCPGDTFYALIQNWPQYNAPVVRSTK
- the LOC137288216 gene encoding uncharacterized protein isoform X1, with the translated sequence MADLVFGSPGIFCRRWRYIADLTASKMSLVVVSLLVALSSSGYAAPTTQCACASIDTVIERTYGSKDSSLGTLRSPSCLPYLGNQKAIDDGRIYAHVLYQGQTAWLLTSDIYIKNCYESFDCVCATAAVDVLTGYGTGSAIITTLTTGQCVTLQGKIYNSTCGTWAHVSVNNKSGWIKKGNIVFHKNCGGHANPSSSSVQLIGCPQIITRAEWGARAPRDAYTKLSLTPYYAFIHHGATAGCQTRGECVRMIQSYQNFHMDGHGWSDIGYSFVIGEDGNVYEGRGWDAVGAHTYSYNSIGLGFCVIGNFMQRLPDQAARDVLQKLIACGVQNGKLTSTYTMLGHRDVGAKSGGTSCPGDTFYALIQNWPQYNAPVVRSTK